AATTCTTTTCATAAGTTCAGTTCCAGCGCATTGCGAATGCTCTGGCTATCAGCAAAAAACGGGTAGTGAAAATCATCGATACGCAGTACATCCACAAGACCGAGCAAGCTGTTACACATGAGCACAGCCTCAGCCTTTGCCAATATGTCCGGGCCGAGCCTATCTGCCACCACCCGGTAGCCTCGTTCGAGCAAGGCCTGAATTATCTGCTCGCGCATTACGCCGGAGACACCGGCAAAGGCATGATATGGTGTGAAGGCAGCACCACCTGTGATAAAAATCAGGTTGGCCATGGACGCTTCAATTACTGCTCCATCTGTGTCTGCAACCAGAAAATCCTGAGCCCAATCGGGCAGCGTTTGGGCGCGGATAAGCACCTGCTCCAAGCGATTCAGGTGTTTCATCCCAGCCAGCTTTGGCTGCTTGGCAAGCGTCATTTCGCTGGAGAAGAGGCAAATCCCCTGACGTTGCCAGTCACGGTAATGGGCAGGAAGGTCGAATACACTTAACACCAGCAGCAGTTGGGGATCTGAAGGCGCCAGATAACCGCGCCCACCTGCGCCTCGGCTCACGAGGAGCTTAAGCCCCCGTCCAGGATGGCTTGAAGCAGCCCGCGTTACACGTTTACGAATATCATCCATGGGAAGCGCAAATCCAAGCCTGGCGGCCCCCTGTTGCAGCCTTGACAGGTGCGTATCGAGGAAGGCAATCTCGCCCCTTGGCAACACCCGCATGGTGGCGAATAGTCCGTCGCCATAGGCCAGGCCGCGATCCATGGGGGAAATCGCCATTGGGGAAATGGCGTCCGAAGCGGTTTGCTGGCCGGTCAGATCAAGCCAGCTATGGGACTTGGATGTGGCCGTCATCATTTCAGCCATGATGGACTCAGGAGTCCTGACTGATGCGGCTCGCCACCGCTTCCTGCTGGTCCTTGTACTTGGCGTTTTTACGCTTATTGTAGGGGCGGGAAACAGGGCCGCTTAAGCGCTCAAAATTGAGTGCGCCTATGGTCATGCCGGGACGCAGTGCCAGAGGCAGCTTACCGCTGTTGTAGAACTCCAGCACAATTTTGCCCTGCCAGCCCGGATCGATACGGTGCGCTGTTACGTGCACCATCAAGCCTAAACGGGCCAGTGATGAGCGGCCATCAAGCCAGCCCACGATATCGGCTGGCAGGGTGACACTTTCAAGGGTTACTGCCAGTGCCAGTTCTCCGGGGTGCAAGAAAAAGGCGTTGCCGTCCTTGATGTCGATTTTATCGCTCATCACTCGGTCAAGCGCGGCCTGTACCTCGGCACTTGGGCCACTCAGGTCAATGAAGGGCGCCGTGTGATCCTGAAACACCCGAAACTGGTTCCCCAGGCGCACATCCACACTGACGCCGCTGATGGCATCATTGCTTGGGCGTGGCTCAATGAGGATAGTGCCGGCGTCGAGGGCCTGCTCAATTTCAAAGTCTGTCAATCGCATCTTGCCTTTATCTCCCTGAATTTTATGTTTTTTATTTTGCCAACAGGTGTTGAATACGTGCCTTGAGGATGTCGGTGGCGATACGGTTTTTACCACCACGGGGCACTATGATGTCGGCATATTGTTTGGAAGGTTCAATAAACTGCAAAAACATTGGCCGCACGGTTTTCTGGTATTGGCTGATAACCGATTCCATGGTGCGACCGCGCTCAGCCACATCGCGGGTTAAACGGCGCAGGAAACAGATGTCCAGCGGGGTATCCATAAATACCGAGGCGTCCATCAAATCACGCAGATGGGGGTCGGTGAGCAGCAAAATCCCTTCCAGAATGATCACCTTTTTAGGCGTCATGGTACGGGTATCGCTCATCCGGGTGTGCTCTGTGTAGCTGTAAACAGGGATCTCCACCGAATCGCCAAATTTCAGACTTCGCAGGTGCTGTGCCAATAACTCATGGTCCATGGCCTTGGGGTGGTCATAATTGGTTTTTACCCGCTCTTCCATGGAAAGATGGCTCTGATCACGGTAGTAGGAGTCTTCTGCGATAACACCTATCTGATCAGTGCCCAGATCACGGCACAACTCTTCATATATGGTTTTTGCGATAAGGCTCTTGCCCGATGCACTGGCCCCTGCAATACCAATAATGACACATTGCTGCGAATTCATATACTTAAAACCTTACTCATCGTCCGAAATGCTAATGGATACACCGGTCTGGGGCCCTGTTTTTGCAAGACTGGCACCCACTTTCCGCGCTATTTCCCGGTAAATAGCGGCAATTTCACCCGAAGGCTCGGCGACCACGGACGGGTTACCAGCATCCATTCCTTCCCTGATGGCGATGTTTAAGGGCAACGCGCCAAGCAGTGGTACATGGTAACGCTCAGCGATTTTGCTGCCGCCCAGAGTACCAAAGGGGTGTTCTTTGTGTCCGCAGCTCGGACACAGGTGGAAACTCATGTTTTCAACAATGCCAATAACCGGAATGTTGACCTTATTGAAGAGGCTGATGCCCTTTTTGGCATCAAGCGTGGCGATATCCTGGGGCGTGGTGACCACCACGGCGCCGCTAACGGGCACCTTTTGTGACAGCGTCAGCTGGATATCCCCAGTGCCCGGCGGCATATCCACTACCAGGTAATCAAGCTCAGGCCAACTGGTCTCATTCACCAACTGCACCAAAGCGCCGGCGGCCATAGGGCCGCGCCAAACCGCGGCCTGCTCATCGTCGAGAATAAAGCCAATACTTTGGGCGGCAATGCCATGGGCGTTTGCTGCGGTCATCATCTTGCCGTCAGGGGATACAGGTTTAAAGTCTGGCACCCCCAGCATCAAGGGCACAGAAGGTCCATAGATGTCGGCATCCAAAATGCCTACGCTGGCGCCTTCGGCGGCCAACGCCAGAGCCAGGTTTACGGCCGTGGTAGACTTGCCCACGCCGCCTTTGCCCGAGGCAACGGCAATCACATTTTTGACATTGGGAATGGGGGCGGTATTGGTGTTTCCCGGATTGGCAGGGACTTGCAGATCGATTTCACACTCAACTTCGTCGATAACATCGAGCTTGGCCAGGGCCTTGGTCAATGTCATTACGGTCTCTTTGTAAGTGCTTTGGCAGGGGTATGGATAAACCAAACCGAGTTCGAGACGACGGCCGTTCAAGGCCAGTTTTTGCACCATGCCTGCGCTGACCAATCCTTTACCAAGCTGAGGCTCCACATGGGCCTCCAACACAGCTAAAACGGCAGACTTCAGTGGCTCTTCCAGTCGATAATTGTGCTCAGTTAACACCCAGTATTACCTCCCCCGCAAAAATTTGCCCAAGTGTATCAGATATTGCCAAAAAGATGCGTGCACAAATAACTCAATTGCACAGGCATTTGGTGAAAATAGCGCGCGCATCGGTTAGTATCTAAGCCAATTATTTCGGGACCAACACGATTTTGAGTAAAGATGGCCAATTCACAACGTAAAATCCTTGTCACCAGCGCCCTTCCCTATGCCAATGGCCCAATCCATTTGGGGCACATGCTGGAATATATCCAGACCGATATCTGGTCACGTTTTCAAAAGCTGCGTGGCCATGAGTGTCACTATATCTGCGCCGACGATGCCCATGGCACTCCTATCATGCTCAAGGCACAGCAGTTGGGTATGGCCCCCGAAGATATGATTGCCCAGGTTAACGTTGAGCATCAGCAGGATTTCGCCGACTTCAACGTGGCCTTTGATAACTATCACAGCACCCACAGCGACGAAAACCGCGCGCTGGCGAGCGAGATTTACCTGAAACTGCGGGATGGTGGCTATATCAAGAGCAAGACCATCTCCCAGCTGTTCGACCCGGAAAAATCCATGTTCCTGCCGGACCGTTTCGTTAAGGGCACCTGCCCCAAGTGTAAGTCTGAAGATCAGTACGGCGACAACTGCGATGCCTGCGGCGCAACCTACAGCCCAACCGAACTGATTAACCCACGCTCTGCGGTAAGCGGTGCGACGCCGGTGATGAAAGAGACCGAGCACTTCTTCTTCGACCTGCCGGCCTTTGAAGGCATGCTAAAAGAATGGACCCGCTCAGGTGCGCTGCAATCTGAAATGGCCAACAAGCTGGACGAGTGGTTCGAGCAGGGCCTGCAAGCCTGGGACATCACCCGCGATGCGCCTTACTTCGGCTTTGAAATCCCCGATGCGCCGGGCAAGTACTTTTACGTGTGGCTCGATGCGCCAATTGGCTACATGGGCTCATTCAAGAATTTCTGCGACAAGCGCGGCGATATCAACTTCGACGAGTTCTGGGCCAAAGACTCCAGCGCCGAGGTCTATCACTTTATCGGCAAGGACATCGTCTACTTCCACAGCCTGTTCTGGCCTGCCATGCTCCACGGCGCCGGTTTCCGCCAGCCAAGCAGCGTCTATGCCCACGGTTATGTGACCGTGAATGGCGCCAAGATGTCCAAATCCAAGGGTACCTTCATCAAGGCCCGAACCTATTTGGACCATCTGGATCCTGAGTACCTGCGTTACTACTACGCCGCCAAGCTCAGCGCACGGATTGACGACCTGGATTTGAATCTCGAAGACTTTGCCCAGCGGGTGAACTCGGATCTGGTGGGCAAGCTGGTTAACCTCGCGTCCCGGACCGCCGGCTTTATCACCAAGCGCTTCGATGGCAAGCTTGCCGCCGTTGCCGACAAGAGCCTGATTGACAGCTTCCTTGCCAAGCAGGACGTGATTGCGGAGTTTTTCGAGACCCGCGAATATGGTAAAGCCATGCGTGAAATCATGGCGCTCGCCGACGTGGCCAACGCCTTTGTGGCCGATGCTGCCCCATGGCAGCTGGTGAAACAGGACGACAAGCAGGAAGAGGCCCATCAGGTGTGCTCCAACGCCCTGAACCTGTTCCGTATTCTGGTCACCTACCTGAAGCCCGTGCTGCCGCGTCTTGCCAAAGACGTGGAAGACTTCTTCAAGATGGAACTGACCTGGGACGGTCTTGGCAGCGATTTGAGCGGCCATGAAATTGCCCCGTTCAAGCCAATGATGCAGCGTGTGGAGCTGGACAAGGTTGCCGCCATGGTGGAAGCCTCCAAGGAAAACCTGCAGGCGACTGCAGAGCCCGTGAAAAAAGGCCCTCTGGCAGATGACCCGATCAGCCCAACCATCAGCTACGAAGACTTCGCCAAAATCGATTTGCGCGTGGCGCTGATTAAGAAAGCCGAAGCCGTACCGGAAGCCGATAAACTGCTGAAGCTGCAATTGGATATTGGCGGTGAAGTGCGTCAGGTGTTTGCTGGCATCAAGTCTGCTTACAACCCGGAAGATCTCGAAGGCAAGCTCACTGTGATGGTGGCCAACCTGGCGCCACGTAAGATGCGCTTTGGCATGTCCGAAGGCATGGTGCTGGCCGCAGGCCCGGGTGGAAA
The window above is part of the Shewanella litorisediminis genome. Proteins encoded here:
- the pabC gene encoding aminodeoxychorismate lyase, producing MAEMMTATSKSHSWLDLTGQQTASDAISPMAISPMDRGLAYGDGLFATMRVLPRGEIAFLDTHLSRLQQGAARLGFALPMDDIRKRVTRAASSHPGRGLKLLVSRGAGGRGYLAPSDPQLLLVLSVFDLPAHYRDWQRQGICLFSSEMTLAKQPKLAGMKHLNRLEQVLIRAQTLPDWAQDFLVADTDGAVIEASMANLIFITGGAAFTPYHAFAGVSGVMREQIIQALLERGYRVVADRLGPDILAKAEAVLMCNSLLGLVDVLRIDDFHYPFFADSQSIRNALELNL
- the dcd gene encoding dCTP deaminase, which produces MRLTDFEIEQALDAGTILIEPRPSNDAISGVSVDVRLGNQFRVFQDHTAPFIDLSGPSAEVQAALDRVMSDKIDIKDGNAFFLHPGELALAVTLESVTLPADIVGWLDGRSSLARLGLMVHVTAHRIDPGWQGKIVLEFYNSGKLPLALRPGMTIGALNFERLSGPVSRPYNKRKNAKYKDQQEAVASRISQDS
- the udk gene encoding uridine kinase, with amino-acid sequence MNSQQCVIIGIAGASASGKSLIAKTIYEELCRDLGTDQIGVIAEDSYYRDQSHLSMEERVKTNYDHPKAMDHELLAQHLRSLKFGDSVEIPVYSYTEHTRMSDTRTMTPKKVIILEGILLLTDPHLRDLMDASVFMDTPLDICFLRRLTRDVAERGRTMESVISQYQKTVRPMFLQFIEPSKQYADIIVPRGGKNRIATDILKARIQHLLAK
- the apbC gene encoding iron-sulfur cluster carrier protein ApbC, whose translation is MLTEHNYRLEEPLKSAVLAVLEAHVEPQLGKGLVSAGMVQKLALNGRRLELGLVYPYPCQSTYKETVMTLTKALAKLDVIDEVECEIDLQVPANPGNTNTAPIPNVKNVIAVASGKGGVGKSTTAVNLALALAAEGASVGILDADIYGPSVPLMLGVPDFKPVSPDGKMMTAANAHGIAAQSIGFILDDEQAAVWRGPMAAGALVQLVNETSWPELDYLVVDMPPGTGDIQLTLSQKVPVSGAVVVTTPQDIATLDAKKGISLFNKVNIPVIGIVENMSFHLCPSCGHKEHPFGTLGGSKIAERYHVPLLGALPLNIAIREGMDAGNPSVVAEPSGEIAAIYREIARKVGASLAKTGPQTGVSISISDDE
- the metG gene encoding methionine--tRNA ligase: MANSQRKILVTSALPYANGPIHLGHMLEYIQTDIWSRFQKLRGHECHYICADDAHGTPIMLKAQQLGMAPEDMIAQVNVEHQQDFADFNVAFDNYHSTHSDENRALASEIYLKLRDGGYIKSKTISQLFDPEKSMFLPDRFVKGTCPKCKSEDQYGDNCDACGATYSPTELINPRSAVSGATPVMKETEHFFFDLPAFEGMLKEWTRSGALQSEMANKLDEWFEQGLQAWDITRDAPYFGFEIPDAPGKYFYVWLDAPIGYMGSFKNFCDKRGDINFDEFWAKDSSAEVYHFIGKDIVYFHSLFWPAMLHGAGFRQPSSVYAHGYVTVNGAKMSKSKGTFIKARTYLDHLDPEYLRYYYAAKLSARIDDLDLNLEDFAQRVNSDLVGKLVNLASRTAGFITKRFDGKLAAVADKSLIDSFLAKQDVIAEFFETREYGKAMREIMALADVANAFVADAAPWQLVKQDDKQEEAHQVCSNALNLFRILVTYLKPVLPRLAKDVEDFFKMELTWDGLGSDLSGHEIAPFKPMMQRVELDKVAAMVEASKENLQATAEPVKKGPLADDPISPTISYEDFAKIDLRVALIKKAEAVPEADKLLKLQLDIGGEVRQVFAGIKSAYNPEDLEGKLTVMVANLAPRKMRFGMSEGMVLAAGPGGKDLFVLEPHEGAQPGMRVK